A window of Poecilia reticulata strain Guanapo linkage group LG23, Guppy_female_1.0+MT, whole genome shotgun sequence genomic DNA:
CAGCACAAACATAACACCATTGATCAGATCTAGGTGAGACACGTAGAGATGTACAAATAGATCCTTGCTCTGGTGAGTGTTTCTTGCCTGGATGTCCTGGATGATGTTTCTGAAGGCAGATGAGCGTTCGGTCCAGGTTCTGACCAGTTCTATGGCTCGGTCAAAGTTCCTGATGTAGTCAGCATACATCCTCAGGAAGGGTGCGTGCTGCAGGAGAGCTTTACCCAAACCAGGGCTTTCATGCCTTTGTTGAAATgtagcagaaaaatatttttaatgtctcAAACAATTCCTGTTATAAGGACATTTtatgttcattaaaaaacaaaatgctatttTGGCCAGGCCTGATGGTGCAACGTCGTGTATTCTCTAGTCGGGTATAAAATGGTTCCCCCTTTAATGAAAGATTAAGCAGCGGTAAGGAAGTTCACCAAGTAATTAGAACCAAGACTCACCAGTGCATGATGCAGTTTTCCAGATCAGGCAGTAGAAACTGGCTGTGGAATGAGTAGATGGACGATATGTTGGAGAAGATATTTTTTATCACGTCAGGAGGAAATGAGCCGCGATCGGCTTCTTGTGTAAGTCGTAAGCAGAAGACCTGCAGAGAGTTAAGAAGCCAAGGTCACGCAGCAATGTTCATGATCATTTTTACAACTTCTCTTTTTAATTATGCTCAGATTTGTAGTGCATGATTGCATTTACTCATTTCCATAAAGGAAATGAAACCACCAGCGCTCGAGCCATCTGTCCAACCTTGTTTACTTCAGCGTAGCTCATTCGTGTGTGCTGCAAAGATTATTTTTGTCCATCGTCTGGCACCAAAAGGTTACCACATATTCATTTACCACATTCCTGTTGCACTTAACCAAACTTTTGAAATGCATTAGctttatgtcttttttataagatcaaaaaaccaaaacacaaaagttttgTTACCTGGTCGACAAGGTGGAGACGGGCCACATACGTCCTCTCTGTCTGCAGCAGCTCATTAGCTATCCTGTATAGTTTCTGTTCTTTGTCATCTTCACTTTTTGACTCACTTCCTCcactttccttcattttctcccGATCTTCCTCGTTATTGTCAGCTTGTGAAACCAGGTGACAGCTCTCTTCTCTAGCGGTCACTTTATTCCACTCACAGGAATACCTGCTAACGCGTCCTCCGAGTGCCTTGCCTTCATCCATTAGGCTTTCTGTTGACTCTTCACTCTGCtgtattttgccattttgttgtCCTGGAGAAAGTTCAGTGCCATTACTGCAAAGACGGTCTCCATCTGTGGTTCTTAGCTTACAGTCAGCTGGGGTCTTGATATCGACACCAGGCCCATTGCAGTTAGCTGATTTTAGAGGTGCAGCTTTTTCAGGAGGAATCCTGCATAgaaggcaattttttttttttttagaaatgatcttcatgcataaaagtaaaaaaaaaaaatacacatcagCCAACTTCCTACCTGGTTTCATTCATGTAGACTGTTAAATCAGGCACGCTTAGAGATTTTTCTGCCTTCTTCTCTCGTTTCGGCAGTTTCTCACTTGAGATTCTGTGCAGGCCCAGAAACGACTTGGAGCTCTTGGCAGGGCTAAAGCTGCCCATCTTCTTCAGAACGGGACTCGGGGTGCGCAGCTTTCCCATTAGAGGGCTACGGTTTTTTGGGGACAGCTTAGCAGGGCCGTGGCCCGTCTCCCTCAGTGGACTGAGACCCTGAGTACTTATCTCAGCCGGACTTGGAAATCTTGAAACTAAACTGCTTGAAAGGTTTGGCGCCAGCATGGGATGTTCCGCAGACACTGGATTCAAAAAGTTGCCTCCTCCACCTCTGACTGGACTGGGTGACCCTTGACAAATCTGTGGGCTAACACAGGAAATGCAGATTCTACAATCTATGTTGGTTGAGCCATTTCCTGTGTCTAAAGTGGGATGGCAGGCTTGATCTTGTCCGGTCTTCTGAAACCTCTGAAGGTGAGCTGGTTTAGGAGTCGCTACAAACACAGAAGGTTCGGTGGGAAAATGTTTCATCACtgcattgttaaaaaaaaattaacaaaacagaatttccaccaactcaaacttttttttagggTAATTTAACGGTTTTTCATGCAAGATTTACCTTTCTGTTGATCCACAAATGAAATTTTCCGTATGTTCTCAAATACGTGCAAAAGCATTACGTGATAATTCGTAAAAACACACAAGCGTCACATGAAGACGTTTGTATTTTTGAGCTTACTTAGAAACTTGAAAGGAGATCCCtttgatttcctgttttcatAATCCTCATTTGTACTAGGTTCGGGGTTTGGTTTTGTTGCAGAGAAAGCGTCGTGAGCACGGCTACAGCTGTGAGCGCCGCACGCTCCGCTGTCCgcatctaaaagaaaaaacaccgTTATCTCCAAAGTAAGAAATACAGTGTTAGTCAGCAGttggtaacattttaaaactcctTCAACAGTTAAATGACCTGTAAAAATGTTACTACACAGAAGCGTTACTAAAACCACAGGTCTACTAATTAATGAGGTATGAAAAGCTTTTTTGATATACATTACAACATATATTCAGCCAAAACAAAATTGCTGCCAGTCTCTATTCAACATATGAAACCGATTTTTCcatacagcaaaaaaataagCACCAAGTACTTTAGTTAAATTACCTCCTGCTACTGGTCTACAGTTGTCTACAATTAACCCAGGAAAGATTCTTAGAAGCATTACAAACACGTccactgtaatttaaaaatatatatataaaaatttgcAGCATAAGCAAACATGTTACATTTAGACTTTATAGCCGATTGTTTTCCTACCTGCATTTACACCAAGTTGGAGCCAGATTAGCCCTTGTTTGTAGGAAAGTTGATCTATTTGTGCTTCTGTGAGGCTGATTTGTTGGTCATGTGAAGAAGGCTAAAGTCCGCTGCTTTCTCAATggaaaacttctgttttttcacTTCTGCTTAACTGTTTGAGGCAAACCTTTGCCAGACTTGCATGCTTCGCTGCTGCTGTCTCCATAGCAACAGCGCAAAGGACATGCGCAGTTTGTCTAAGAAGTTCTCAAAAATACAAAGGATAACTGaacttttagatatttaaaaaaatcggATGCATTTCTGGCTCTTTACGATATAGATTTCAGTGTAAATGTAAATGACGAATAACCCTAGGACTGCTATTTCTGACACAAAAGTTCTGACACATGGTGATATGGGACGATGGTGGTGGGTTTCTGGTTCAATTCCCTTCATGTCAACCTCTGACAGAGGCCCAAAATCAGTTCAGGCAGGTTAGAATGCACCAATGCTCATAGTTTACCACCTAtatattttgaaacaatttcACAGATGCAATTTGAACTAGCTCTCAttctttattcatattttgcctgaaataaagtttaaaaacagagacatgAAGTGATTCACAAATCAGGATATCGATTATGCTGCCACCTACCATTAATTTTCTTCTCTCCTGTCGTATCTGCTCACATAAACTGTACTTTTACCATGACTAATTTCCATAAACAACTGCTTAAAACcttcaaacagaaaattgaaACTTTGACTGAAAAACGACAATTGTTTTTGAAACCATGTCTAGTCATACATTTGGCTTGTATTGTATGGGTTCTGTTGCATCCGTCTAAAACTTTTACACCTTGATTTACCGTGTAGCCTTTTGGATGGcacgtgtgtgtggggggtttctctttaaaaaaaaaaaaaaaaaaaaaaaaaaaaaacgagcaaCTTTTACACTTACACGTTTGTCTATTTCCCCCGAACATTTATCAGAGTATGGCTTGTACTGCTGGATCCTCTGTCTAACAGTACCAATGAAGCAGGCAGCCTTTAAAAACAGTTCTTCCTCACTGAGAGAACAGTAATTGCTTTGTATGAGAATGTGGGTCTGTGTGGACTAAAGACATAAATGTAGAGACACACAAGCAACGTCTGGGCTTATTCAGTCAATGTGAAATAATACCCTCGTCCACAAAGTCACCAAGTGTGCCTAGTACACTCATACACAAACTGATGCTCTAACTAAGAGGCTGCCCTGGCCACCTCTTAGTAGTTTTACGCTCCCTCCACAAACAACGCTTTTAACTTTTGAATGCACACTCcatagattgtttttttaaaaaaggttttatgaaaCCAAGTTAACATTTCACCCTTCTGGGtctgtggacttttttttttttatgcaccgTGATTGATTGTGTTGATGCAAATGGCACACCATACAGCCTGGGTGCATTTTTGTGGTTAACTGTGATATGCTTTATGACCTTCCATATATCTCTTAGCACCTCTTCAGTCAATGTTTCTGCAAGTTTTTTTGACTCAAGCTCAATGCTCTTGAGTGAGGGGAAACAAAAGCAACTcaacctttaaaagaaaatgacaaatgacgacattatttttatttctacaacaCACCTTAAAATAGCATTTTCTGTATTCAAGAAACAGGTAGCTGTTAATTGGCAAATGCAACacgaagaaacaaacaaaaacattaatattagaattcctaattggtTCATAGCACAACCGCATCATGTTCTTGCTTGAGGTGGTTGGCAGGAGACcctttctggggtttttttttctcagaaagcTACATAGTGCATTGACTGAATTTATTCAGCAGCGACCGGTTATTAAAGAAAgcttgtttaaaaagaaaaaagttgaaagtaGCCACCTCACCTGGGTCAAGGTCGTTCCCTGTCGCGCCTTTGTCTTTCCGTCGGACTGCCACTCGTCTAAATTCCTCCGCCTCACGGGTCCCTGTTAGAGTcaaactgtttcttttcttcaagtCAAACATTGTTTCACCTGCGAACTGTGAAACTCCAATGAAACTTGGCAACATGACCCAGACCATAGAGATGCTACCCGGTGTGTGTGGTTCTCGTTTCACGTGTATAATCATCGGCACCAGCTGTTGAGAAACCCCGCCCACTTATTTAAATAAGCACGCGCCTTTCTTTATGTTCTCTCTCTAAACGCCATCTAGAGAAAATGGAGGCGCTTGGAAAGTGAATAAGGTATTTCTAATagttagcttttttatttttatttttattttttattttacaacaaaagcCTATAGCCTATATatgtgaaagtagttttaaattcttgggggtactatgacaaaaaaaaaaaaagcttatttgtGTGCTTAGGAGTTTCTGTGccgattaatttttttgcgaagcgtGGGTATCtctttaaatgttacaaaataaagctgtatttcctccctcagcctactggctgcaatgttgacaccttgagatgccatgagacctaaattctgaataTCATGACATGGAGGCCATCCCAgtttcattttagcttttaaactggttctattgatcctgtgtccagacagaggaataatcagtagcccagcatcatgacctgtttgttctgaagatcctgcaggttccacttctcttcctaacgtggcgcctcctcaccctgattctcagactgacaggaggaaccacagagctctgttaggttaaaagtTCAtattctgaagttgggatatttttcctccaacaggttccagaagaatcacctcaaaccagttGATTTTATTTCGCTGTCCTTTGAGTggagtggagctataaaggttgaaaaaggttatcattttggagaaagtctcatcaacatcaatatttccactaaataagaggaaaaaaattgtttgataaaggaaaagcctctcagactctgagcccgacagcaccaaacaatttttttatattagacaattaatttaatttcacataattatcgcggtagaagccattttgtttgctaaatatttaatgaaacatatttaccgtgtctgatgtttgttgtaaatgacgtaaaatcacaaagaacgaggtagtccaagtttgtgtttattgaacgttcagaaattacagcgggtctgatgcgccaagacaaagataaaacaacccGAACCGGTGAtgaactctaaaccactcgcaccttttcactctccgtctctctgtcgttaaagcacacccgttgccatgccAACCGTCTGCGCtacacaagccgaccagagatgatgctaaaaacattcagtccgttacgatatcaggttttcaggcttgatatttatttttgcgatcaTTARtaagcctctcatgaacacagcggtggttgatcagttaattttaaactcctgctctgctcgttattttggtaatggaaccgaaacgcacagaattgcgcaactccttgttgaaacaataatcactgagattattattgctGTTGGGTCATTGatttgaacacgttttattgattttcttgttgttgttctttcataaagttacgaacgttttaagcgagtcagaggaggacgtgctgctctcagcgtcctggcggcgttcagtttgtctcctaaTGTCGAGATCGACTCGCAGTACGGTGCCGCACCCCTTTACTTCTGATATTTACTTCTGCTCCTGAACGATTCAGGAGCAGCTCTGTGTGgattgtttgttcatttttccattatttttttccccaaccttAGCACTTGAACAAGCAAgtcggtaaatatgtttcaMAATTAGCTGGATACCAGCTCAATATTTCTTGAACCAAATGATGAAAATAGCAAATGTCCAAATGTTTAGAACAGAAGGATGTGATTCAACAGAATACAACCAAGACCTTCCATAgatattatttaaatgacaTCACAAACCATTCTCACAACAACCACCACAGAGCATTGATAATCCGCATTATGACTCTATAACACTTAGCACTGAACAAAACCAGTTTTCCATTCaatcaattaattttaaaaaatgaataaatgaaggTTTAAGTGCTAATTTTGAACTAAAATACGCTGGTGCTGCCCTGCCTAAAATCCCCTCATTTTTCTAACAAAGAATAATTTTGTAGaaataaacaagcaacaaaaaaaaaaaagtgatagtaaaattaatttcaatgcTCAATGAGCTTAAATACGGGAGAGGCTGTGAGCTTGTCAAAAGACCTGGGATGATCTATggatccattttcttacaccatTGTCcccagtggggtcaggagaggtgctggtgcctgtctctagcaagaggcagggtacaccctggacaggtcaccagcagcacagagacagacaggacaaaacaaccatgcatgcacacatcCATACCTGAGGATGGGTTTACAGAAATcagttaacctaacagtcatgcttttggactttaggaggaagccggagtacccggagagatgCATCTAttgggagaacatgtaaactatggaggaccaaaaccgacaaaataagaaataaaagaatatatatatatatatatatatatttccatatatatatatatatatatatatggaaacTGGCAGTGGAGCAAGTACCTGCTGGCGGCAGAGCAGGAACCGGGAGGCCGTTGGGACCCATGACGAGGCTCCGGAGGCCGAcgagataaacaaaaaaaacccttgaGGTCGGTAAGTAAAGGTAAGttgatggatggaaaaaaagcgtggttattattttttgttttgtatgtgttAT
This region includes:
- the LOC103459587 gene encoding FYVE, RhoGEF and PH domain-containing protein 4-like isoform X1, whose protein sequence is MIIHVKREPHTPGSISMVWVMLPSFIGVSQFAGETMFDLKKRNSLTLTGTREAEEFRRVAVRRKDKGATGNDLDPDADSGACGAHSCSRAHDAFSATKPNPEPSTNEDYENRKSKGSPFKFLTTPKPAHLQRFQKTGQDQACHPTLDTGNGSTNIDCRICISCVSPQICQGSPSPVRGGGGNFLNPVSAEHPMLAPNLSSSLVSRFPSPAEISTQGLSPLRETGHGPAKLSPKNRSPLMGKLRTPSPVLKKMGSFSPAKSSKSFLGLHRISSEKLPKREKKAEKSLSVPDLTVYMNETRIPPEKAAPLKSANCNGPGVDIKTPADCKLRTTDGDRLCSNGTELSPGQQNGKIQQSEESTESLMDEGKALGGRVSRYSCEWNKVTAREESCHLVSQADNNEEDREKMKESGGSESKSEDDKEQKLYRIANELLQTERTYVARLHLVDQVFCLRLTQEADRGSFPPDVIKNIFSNISSIYSFHSQFLLPDLENCIMHWHESPGLGKALLQHAPFLRMYADYIRNFDRAIELVRTWTERSSAFRNIIQDIQSQELCGNLTLQHHMLEPVQRVPRYEMLLKDYLKKLPEVDPDYELANKSLEAVSMAAIHSNSAIHKAENLKRLLEIYEMVGEEEVVNPANEFLKEGRLLKLAARNTSAMERHLFLFNNFLLCCCAKFSLVGQRFTVRCRIGVDGMQTQQTTNEDHSYTFQVSGKEKTLELQASSEQERDDWIKAIQEAIDVFQKKNETFKLPTKEPTEETELGRRAPRWIRDNEVTLCMTCQEPFNALTRRRHHCRACGYVVCWKCSDNKVALEYDSNRLNKVCKACYSVLAGQRAERMERKKRRMLECEAYPGSMDCVLSGFLQYRDNSTIWQEVWCVLSGTQPPFFHVYNTPQDEKPLLTVPLLSCVIEELQDQNHFSLKQSKTSHVFSCDDLDVKQNWLTVLKLAVVRSL
- the LOC103459587 gene encoding FYVE, RhoGEF and PH domain-containing protein 4-like isoform X2; translated protein: MIIHVKREPHTPGSISMVWVMLPSFIGVSQFAGETMFDLKKRNSLTLTGTREAEEFRRVAVRRKDKGATGNDLDPATPKPAHLQRFQKTGQDQACHPTLDTGNGSTNIDCRICISCVSPQICQGSPSPVRGGGGNFLNPVSAEHPMLAPNLSSSLVSRFPSPAEISTQGLSPLRETGHGPAKLSPKNRSPLMGKLRTPSPVLKKMGSFSPAKSSKSFLGLHRISSEKLPKREKKAEKSLSVPDLTVYMNETRIPPEKAAPLKSANCNGPGVDIKTPADCKLRTTDGDRLCSNGTELSPGQQNGKIQQSEESTESLMDEGKALGGRVSRYSCEWNKVTAREESCHLVSQADNNEEDREKMKESGGSESKSEDDKEQKLYRIANELLQTERTYVARLHLVDQVFCLRLTQEADRGSFPPDVIKNIFSNISSIYSFHSQFLLPDLENCIMHWHESPGLGKALLQHAPFLRMYADYIRNFDRAIELVRTWTERSSAFRNIIQDIQSQELCGNLTLQHHMLEPVQRVPRYEMLLKDYLKKLPEVDPDYELANKSLEAVSMAAIHSNSAIHKAENLKRLLEIYEMVGEEEVVNPANEFLKEGRLLKLAARNTSAMERHLFLFNNFLLCCCAKFSLVGQRFTVRCRIGVDGMQTQQTTNEDHSYTFQVSGKEKTLELQASSEQERDDWIKAIQEAIDVFQKKNETFKLPTKEPTEETELGRRAPRWIRDNEVTLCMTCQEPFNALTRRRHHCRACGYVVCWKCSDNKVALEYDSNRLNKVCKACYSVLAGQRAERMERKKRRMLECEAYPGSMDCVLSGFLQYRDNSTIWQEVWCVLSGTQPPFFHVYNTPQDEKPLLTVPLLSCVIEELQDQNHFSLKQSKTSHVFSCDDLDVKQNWLTVLKLAVVRSL
- the LOC103459587 gene encoding FYVE, RhoGEF and PH domain-containing protein 4-like isoform X3, with protein sequence MLLRIFPGLIVDNCRPVAGDADSGACGAHSCSRAHDAFSATKPNPEPSTNEDYENRKSKGSPFKFLTTPKPAHLQRFQKTGQDQACHPTLDTGNGSTNIDCRICISCVSPQICQGSPSPVRGGGGNFLNPVSAEHPMLAPNLSSSLVSRFPSPAEISTQGLSPLRETGHGPAKLSPKNRSPLMGKLRTPSPVLKKMGSFSPAKSSKSFLGLHRISSEKLPKREKKAEKSLSVPDLTVYMNETRIPPEKAAPLKSANCNGPGVDIKTPADCKLRTTDGDRLCSNGTELSPGQQNGKIQQSEESTESLMDEGKALGGRVSRYSCEWNKVTAREESCHLVSQADNNEEDREKMKESGGSESKSEDDKEQKLYRIANELLQTERTYVARLHLVDQVFCLRLTQEADRGSFPPDVIKNIFSNISSIYSFHSQFLLPDLENCIMHWHESPGLGKALLQHAPFLRMYADYIRNFDRAIELVRTWTERSSAFRNIIQDIQSQELCGNLTLQHHMLEPVQRVPRYEMLLKDYLKKLPEVDPDYELANKSLEAVSMAAIHSNSAIHKAENLKRLLEIYEMVGEEEVVNPANEFLKEGRLLKLAARNTSAMERHLFLFNNFLLCCCAKFSLVGQRFTVRCRIGVDGMQTQQTTNEDHSYTFQVSGKEKTLELQASSEQERDDWIKAIQEAIDVFQKKNETFKLPTKEPTEETELGRRAPRWIRDNEVTLCMTCQEPFNALTRRRHHCRACGYVVCWKCSDNKVALEYDSNRLNKVCKACYSVLAGQRAERMERKKRRMLECEAYPGSMDCVLSGFLQYRDNSTIWQEVWCVLSGTQPPFFHVYNTPQDEKPLLTVPLLSCVIEELQDQNHFSLKQSKTSHVFSCDDLDVKQNWLTVLKLAVVRSL